The nucleotide sequence TCTCCTTTATCAATTGCTTTTGGATCATTTTTTGGATCCGCAAACTTAAAAATAAAAGACTTTTGTGTATCATTCCCGAGGACTAGTCCAGTATGTTCTCCAGGTTTTCGTATTTTACCGGTATAATCACCATTGTGATTGAAAATATATTCATCAAGCCTCATCCCTTCCGGATCAATAAACCTCACCGGGTTATTCGCCACATACGCATACGGCGAAATCGAATAATACTTCTCCGCCAGCGGATCAGGTATCAACCATTTGGCCAGTGCCGCATCATAATGTCTTGCGCCGTAGTCGTAGAGGTCAAGGTTCAACTGACGGTCGAGCTCCTTGCCGTTGTACCTGTAGGGCTGGTTGGAAGCTTGAAGGCCTTCTCCAAACAACCCGCCGAAGGGGTAGTAATGGTTCACCTGCTCCATCGTGCCGCTCTGGCTCAA is from Methanobacterium sp. and encodes:
- a CDS encoding RHS repeat-associated core domain-containing protein, which codes for LSQSGTMEQVNHYYPFGGLFGEGLQASNQPYRYNGKELDRQLNLDLYDYGARHYDAALAKWLIPDPLAEKYYSISPYAYVANNPVRFIDPEGMRLDEYIFNHNGDYTGKIRKPGEHTGLVLGNDTQKSFIFKFADPKNDPKAIDKGEITGVKIVINDAISKVLDNSGVNKQENKENKIKFITRESDASNLEGEGKMDYVVTAKPLIDGIEQPISADKLYITQTASGAVAHNNYNFGNFLWGAGAGKLGFSKLIVKLGAHINSLRDPHYRRLDSQDDQYSIGLGYKWSKLNK